The following is a genomic window from Mya arenaria isolate MELC-2E11 chromosome 4, ASM2691426v1.
ATACGCACTTGTGGACCAAGTCTTAACTGATATGTTCACTTGTATCAATCGTAATAAAATATGTACCACCattgaattttacttatttattactgatataTTCCATCGGATTTCCCAGATTAGAGTCCTATTGGAAAGGATGGTTAAACGATACGTTTGGGTAAAATACATCTCAATTGCCTTTCGAATATGTGAATTAATTTAATTTCGCCTTTTTTAACATCAGTTTACACACATTATCACCTTTGTTTATCTCAATCAATATTCTCTCTTCCTAATCATATGTGAAATCTTAAGTGCGCCGTGATTAAGATATGTATCGATACAGCTTTTGtgtgaaaataattccttaTACAGTTGCAAGGCTCATAATCTAACAATACGAGACAGACATCTGATTCATAATATTCTAAAGCCGCCAACAAAAGGTATGCATATATTAAGtccaaacataatttaattaatttgaattttgtgtATACTTTCAGACTGCCGAAACGCCAACatcggaaaaaaaaacatttaacaccCTTCACAGGTTGCAAAAACGTTATTCAATCCAGCGGTTAACAATCAGTGCTGGATTTTTTAGGCGTTACAAAAGTATTTGCAAACAAGGCAGACTTGATTCAGATACAGTATGAATAGACACCTGCGCTTTTTAATTACAATGAAACGATGCTGAGAAAGTTGATCAATACTCGACGATATTGCGATCAAGTGGAACAATAACGAACGATAAGTGGATTATGTAGACACATAAATAAGGCATCCTTACGAACACTTGCCAAGCatgaaatgaagtgtttttaTTCCTCTTAAAATTAAGTGATATTATCAGCTGTCATGCTTGATAAACCTCGTTAAACGAAACATCAATTACTTACACATTGTCATTTATGGACTGTATATAAGAGTACTTTTTCATTGAACACTGCGATGAGCacgtatatatttataagaagCTTATAAAGTAAATCAAGTAAAAGCTTTAATACTTATGATATGGACAAGCATTATGTCACTAATGAGACATCAGTGAGAAACATAATAGTTGTGTCAAACTACACAGATCATATCACATCGAAGCTAATTGATGTGGATTTCAATGCACTATATTCGAACACTTAAAAATTTTCAGTAAGACTTCAGGCGGAACATATATAAGTTTAAGTGCGGAAATAATTGCACTCAGATCATAAAATGGGTTCATTTAGATCAACAATGAATACTAAAATAAGCTTTTTATGTAATGTCGGATAAACCATTGATCTGataagcaataaaacatgttgaataCATATAAATCGATGTAAAATTGACGATTGTGAAAGTATTGGgtgtgaaataaacatttataaatcttTGATATTTGAGGTTCACATACATAGTGGAACATACCTTAGCTATAGCACATTGAGTATTTTTATGCTCATTTTAGGGAGGAGAAGGATACTATGTGTTGACAAACAAATGGATTTTATCTAGTTCACAATTCTTTACGGTGAGAAATTCTCGGAGTGGAATATTGCCTGAATCAAGTGTTATGTTTGCCATGTGAAAGCCACCTTGGACTATTGTATCACTTAATGGTTTAAGTTATTGCAGTGTTGATCAATTTTGCGTTTATTAATTGTATAGACATTTCATTAATATTGATCGTAAACACATACAGTGAAATAATTAACGACGATAGTAGTTACTAAAATCACCGGCATTTCTAGGACATTGCAACAAttcataaaagtgttttatattttcaattccaCAATAAGAAACCATCAAAGAAACCCATTTGCACAaaagtaatgcatttttttgaaatgaaaatgtaaattcaataatcttaaaataataacttaacaGACGACCTTAATAGCAAACTTAAAAGAAAGAGTTGGAACTACAGTTATGTTTTTTGCTGTGTACTCAACTGTGACGTCCCTACCATTCTGCGTAGCCGTGTTTGGCACAATTGTGGTCAGTGCCTTCTTTTACCTCAAGTCTTTTATGAACCAGCCATCATCACTTCCAATACTGTATTTCAAAGAATCAGCATTGGCGTCACATCTTCTCAAGCGATGCAGACTGATGAAGCGTAAATTCGATCCGCCTTGGTATCTACGAAACGCGCATGTCCAAACAATACTTTCATTTATTCTTCCAAATACTTCGACTGAATTTGACAGAGAATATATACAAATGCGTGATCAAGGAGTCGTAGCGCTTGACTGGGTTCTTCATGTTTCTGTTCATCAGAAAAAACGATGTTCTGTGTTAATAATACTTCCGGGACTAACCGCTACCGCGGTCAATGTTTCAAACCTGTGTACTTTAGCTGCTCACAAAGGTTATAGGCCTGTTGTGTTTAACCAAAGAGGATTCGGAAATTCAGTGTTAACGACTCCGAAGATACTGAGCAACGGGGATCCGCACGATTTACGAcaagttgtaaaatatatacatagtCGATACCCAAAAGCGTTAGTTACAATGGTTGGATTAGGAACGGGTTGTTCGCTTTTACTGTCATATCTTGGAGAATTCGGTTCATCGGCAAACATTTGTGCTGGAGTGTGTATATCAGCGTGCTTTGACAACTCCGGGAAATTCTCGAAAGGTGTTCAAGGAATATAtgacatattatatttgttgtCATTGAAAAAAACGTTATGTGTACATTCAAATTCACTTTCAAAGTATATCGATTTTAATGAGTTGCTCAAATGCTGGTCATTTCGACATTTTGATGAGCTTGTGTATTCAAAGTTATACAACTTTTCAAATGTAGATGACTTTTGGGACCGCAATAATCCTTTGAGAGATGTGGATGAGATAGCAGttcctttattatttatcaatagcTTAGATGATCctttttattccaaaataagcATTCCATACGATCTCTGCAAGTACTATCCACATT
Proteins encoded in this region:
- the LOC128229654 gene encoding protein ABHD15-like translates to MFFAVYSTVTSLPFCVAVFGTIVVSAFFYLKSFMNQPSSLPILYFKESALASHLLKRCRLMKRKFDPPWYLRNAHVQTILSFILPNTSTEFDREYIQMRDQGVVALDWVLHVSVHQKKRCSVLIILPGLTATAVNVSNLCTLAAHKGYRPVVFNQRGFGNSVLTTPKILSNGDPHDLRQVVKYIHSRYPKALVTMVGLGTGCSLLLSYLGEFGSSANICAGVCISACFDNSGKFSKGVQGIYDILYLLSLKKTLCVHSNSLSKYIDFNELLKCWSFRHFDELVYSKLYNFSNVDDFWDRNNPLRDVDEIAVPLLFINSLDDPFYSKISIPYDLCKYYPHFLMVCTNKGGHCGFIDDPCDVSWAEKLALDYLDTLLEFTNKGHTINYGKCGVRSTI